A window of Equus caballus isolate H_3958 breed thoroughbred chromosome 10, TB-T2T, whole genome shotgun sequence contains these coding sequences:
- the NCCRP1 gene encoding F-box only protein 50, with translation MEAVRDEHALGGGMEADEPASPREPPSPPPPPSPPSPAVPEPPEVPVPEPPTEASARQLLLEAWGPPGAGLELPPRLTWKLLFLRRPLYRNLLRSPNPEGINIYEPAPSTGPTQQPLETLGNFRGWTIRTEMLQQDLSWTVKQQCVDLLAQGLWEELLDDEQPDITVMDWFEDSRLDVCVYELHVWLLAADRRTVIAQHHVAPRTSGRGPPGRWVQVSHVFRQYGPGVRFVHFLHKTKNRIEPGGLRRTRVTDSSVSVQLKE, from the exons ATGGAAGCGGTGCGGGACGAACACGCGCTCGGGGGCGGGATGGAGGCCGACGAGCCCGCGAGCCCCCGGGAGCCCCCGTCGCCGCCCCCACCCCCGTCGCCGCCGTCGCCCGCGGTCCCCGAGCCCCCCGAGGTCCCCGTGCCCGAGCCCCCGACCGAGGCGTCCGCGCGGCAGCTGCTGCTGGAGGCGTGGGGACCGCCGGGCGCGGGCCTGGAGCTGCCCCCGCGCCTCACCTGGAAGCTGCTCTTCCTGCGGCGGCCGCTCTACCGCAACCTGCTGCGCTCGCCCAACCCCGAAG GCATCAACATTTATGAACCAGCACCCTCTACTGGTCCCACCCAGCAGCCCCTGGAGACTCTGG GCAATTTCCGCGGGTGGACCATTAGGACTGAGATGCTCCAGCAGGATCTCAG CTGGACGGTGAAGCAACAGTGTGTGGAcctcctggcccagggcctgtggGAGGAACTGCTGGATGACGAGCAGCCAGACATCACGGTCATGGACTG gTTCGAGGACAGCCGGCTGGACGTGTGTGTCTATGAGCTGCATGTCTGGCTGCTGGCAGCTGACCGCCGCACAGTCATCGCACAGCACCATGTGGCCCCCCGGACCTCTGGGAGAGGCCCCCCTGGCCGCTGGGTCCAG GTGTCCCACGTATTCCGCCAGTATGGCCCCGGCGTGCGCTTTGTCCACTTTCTGCACAAGACCAAGAACCGGATCGAGCCTGGGGGGTTGCGGCGGACCAGGGTGACTGACTCCTCTGTGTCTGTGCAGCTCAAGGAGTGA